In Janthinobacterium sp. J1-1, a single genomic region encodes these proteins:
- a CDS encoding methyl-accepting chemotaxis protein — protein sequence MKQLPHQLVRFFLLTVLAIVLACCLVFLLQLAGATSPYLSAVLAAVVGAALLALAGRSQGDQGLHLFADTVGRAIDAIMIGAAETSYFVDSVKKKVDLDVQTASDIADSSEQNARTTEKIAANAERAAKVAAGVRGESVAARAELDQGLQRVNRAREDAQAASTAMLSLQDKSKRITGFTEAISDISARTNLLALNAAIEAARAGEHGRGFAVVAGEVRQLAQRTKEASDEISVMVREINEQAERAARGMQSLAAGVTEAARNVESVHGSLSHIEESSGVSEDEIGQIARASREHVDTTQVIADAIVQIRDSMLSTNTELPRATQSAMALAERAEVIASALGESTVSTPHDEIRVAAQQAARDVGKLFEQAIAAGRITRDALFDRHYRPIPHTNPPKHTTQFDAFTDKVLPDLQEALLAALPQLAYAGAVDTNGYFPTHNKKFSQPLTGDYEHDIVHNRTKRIFSDRTGARCGSNTRPFLLQTYKRDTGEVMHDLSAPIYVDGKHWGGFRVGYRSSARE from the coding sequence ATGAAGCAGTTGCCGCACCAGCTGGTACGTTTCTTTCTATTGACTGTCCTGGCCATCGTGCTGGCCTGTTGCCTGGTGTTCCTGCTGCAGCTGGCGGGCGCCACCTCGCCTTACCTGAGCGCCGTGCTGGCCGCCGTGGTCGGCGCCGCGCTGCTGGCGCTGGCCGGCCGCAGCCAGGGCGACCAGGGGCTGCACCTGTTTGCCGACACGGTCGGGCGCGCGATCGACGCCATCATGATCGGCGCGGCGGAAACCTCGTATTTCGTCGATTCGGTGAAAAAGAAGGTCGACCTGGACGTGCAGACGGCCAGCGATATCGCCGACAGTTCCGAACAGAATGCGCGCACCACCGAAAAAATCGCCGCCAATGCCGAGCGGGCCGCCAAAGTGGCCGCCGGCGTACGGGGGGAAAGCGTGGCGGCGCGCGCCGAACTGGACCAGGGCTTGCAGCGCGTCAACCGCGCCCGCGAAGATGCGCAAGCGGCATCCACCGCCATGCTGAGCCTGCAGGACAAATCGAAACGCATCACCGGCTTTACGGAAGCGATTTCCGATATTTCCGCGCGCACCAACCTGCTGGCGCTGAACGCCGCCATCGAGGCGGCGCGGGCCGGCGAACATGGGCGCGGCTTTGCGGTGGTGGCCGGCGAAGTGCGGCAATTGGCGCAGCGCACCAAGGAGGCGAGCGACGAGATCAGCGTGATGGTGCGCGAAATCAATGAACAGGCCGAACGCGCCGCGCGCGGCATGCAATCCTTGGCGGCCGGCGTGACGGAAGCGGCGCGCAATGTGGAAAGCGTGCATGGCTCACTGAGCCATATCGAGGAATCGTCGGGCGTGTCGGAAGACGAGATCGGCCAGATCGCCCGTGCCTCGCGCGAACATGTGGACACCACGCAAGTGATTGCCGACGCCATCGTGCAGATCCGCGACAGCATGCTCTCGACCAATACCGAATTGCCGCGCGCCACGCAATCGGCGATGGCTCTGGCCGAACGGGCCGAAGTGATCGCCAGCGCGCTGGGCGAATCCACCGTGTCCACGCCGCACGACGAGATCCGCGTCGCCGCCCAGCAGGCCGCGCGCGATGTGGGCAAACTGTTCGAGCAGGCGATTGCCGCCGGGCGCATCACCCGCGACGCGCTGTTCGACCGCCATTACCGGCCGATACCGCATACCAATCCGCCCAAGCACACGACCCAGTTCGACGCGTTTACCGACAAGGTCCTGCCGGACCTGCAGGAAGCGTTATTGGCCGCCCTGCCCCAGCTGGCGTACGCAGGCGCGGTCGATACGAATGGCTACTTTCCGACCCACAACAAGAAATTTTCACAACCACTGACGGGCGACTACGAGCACGACATCGTGCACAACCGTACCAAGCGCATCTTCAGCGACCGCACGGGCGCGCGCTGCGGCAGCAATACGCGGCCGTTTTTGTTGCAAACGTATAAAAGGGATACGGGCGAGGTCATGCATGACCTGTCGGCGCCCATCTATGTGGACGGCAAGCACTGGGGCGGTTTCCGCGTGGGCTACCGTTCCAGTGCTCGTGAGTAA
- a CDS encoding Lrp/AsnC ligand binding domain-containing protein: MLDKISKKILMELQSDGRISNVELAARVNLSPAACLERVRKLHESGYIMGYTAQLNPQLLDVSLLVFIEVVLDRTTPEVFDAFKHSVQIIPEVLECHMVAGGFDYLVKARVKDMAAYREFLGKTLLQKGVRETHTYAVMEEVKNTTKLPIK, translated from the coding sequence ATGCTGGACAAGATAAGCAAGAAAATCTTGATGGAATTGCAGAGCGATGGACGCATCAGCAATGTGGAGCTGGCCGCGCGCGTGAACCTGTCGCCGGCCGCCTGTCTCGAGCGCGTGCGCAAGCTGCATGAATCGGGCTACATCATGGGCTATACGGCCCAGTTGAATCCGCAACTGCTCGACGTGTCGCTGCTGGTGTTTATCGAAGTCGTGCTCGACCGCACCACGCCGGAAGTGTTCGACGCCTTCAAGCATAGCGTACAAATCATCCCGGAGGTACTGGAATGTCATATGGTGGCCGGCGGTTTCGATTACCTGGTCAAGGCGCGCGTGAAGGACATGGCGGCCTACCGCGAATTCCTCGGCAAGACCCTGCTGCAAAAAGGCGTGCGTGAAACCCACACCTATGCGGTGATGGAAGAAGTCAAAAATACCACCAAATTGCCGATCAAATGA
- the putA gene encoding trifunctional transcriptional regulator/proline dehydrogenase/L-glutamate gamma-semialdehyde dehydrogenase — MHPAGHPAFTPHPFAALQAEILPEATAPRAAITAAYRRDEVSAVQWLLQQVRPSSTETTAEGQALAHRLVSNVRQKRTRASGVDALMHEFSLSSEEGVALMCLAEALLRIPDTQTADRLIADKISKGDWKKHLGESPSMFVNAATWGLLITGKLVGTSSESGLGSAMTRLIARGGEPLIRKGVDLAMRMLGNQFVTGQTIEEALKNSHDNETRGYRYSYDMLGEAALTEQDAANYYASYETAIHAIGKASNGRGIRNGPGISVKLSALHARYSRAQRARVLAELLPRVKALLLLAKQYNIGFNIDAEETDRLELSLDLMEALAFDADLAGFDGIGYVVQAYQKRCPFAIDYLIDLARRSGRKFMVRLVKGAYWDAEIKRAQVDGQDGYPVYTRKVYTDVSYLVCAQKLLAASSLIYPQFATHNAQTLATIYTWARRDGITDYEFQCLHGMGETLYDQVVGPANLDKPCRIYAPVGSHETLLAYLVRRLLENGANSSFVNQIVDENVAIDSLIRDPLEQARLQGGLPHPAIPLPLAMFGGERKNSAGIDLSNDETLRALADGLAQPHAWQASPLIDGAVSLNAPTLNICNPARHDDQVGKVAEACPADVETALAAASAFAPAWQGTEASLRAHALRRAADLFEEHHVELMALAVREAGKSLPNAIAEIREAVDFLRYYAAEVDHAPATVALGPVTCISPWNFPLAIFTGQVAAALAAGNVVLAKPAEQTPLIAWRAVQLLHEAGVPRGALQFLPGSGEVVGAALCQDARVKGVIFTGSTQVAQLINRTLAARGVAENLDIPLIAETGGQNALIVDSSALPEQVVQDVMSSAFDSAGQRCSALRVLFLQEEIADKTIRMLKGAMQELRVGNPDRLATDIGPVIDAEAQGNLLAHINRMKTVAIDHFSLDLPPVEGTFVAPTVLEIKSLDQLTQEVFGPVLHVIRYQRAHLPQLVQSINDSGYGLTLGIHTRIDETIDFITQRAHVGNIYVNRNIVGAVVGVQPFGGEGKSGTGPKAGGPLYLKRLQRNAPAGAQHQRQAAPALDALIVWAKMHGHDQVMQLAQEYTRTTLLGSTIVLPGPTGERNTLSFAARGTILCAAATSGVLINQLAAVLATGNQALVLAQSVSLIPADLPAALKDRIQVITDISSGEHDFQIAMIEAALAGELKPLLAAREGAVVGTIATTADSAIPLWRLVAERALCVNTTAAGGNASLMMLSV, encoded by the coding sequence ATGCACCCTGCTGGCCACCCGGCTTTTACCCCGCATCCATTCGCCGCGCTCCAGGCGGAAATCCTGCCCGAAGCGACGGCGCCACGCGCCGCCATCACTGCCGCCTACAGGCGCGACGAGGTTTCCGCAGTGCAGTGGCTGTTGCAGCAGGTACGCCCTTCCAGCACCGAAACCACCGCCGAAGGCCAGGCGCTGGCGCACCGTCTTGTGTCAAACGTGCGCCAAAAACGCACACGCGCGTCCGGCGTCGATGCACTGATGCATGAGTTCTCTTTATCGTCGGAAGAGGGTGTGGCCCTGATGTGCCTGGCGGAAGCGCTGTTGCGTATACCTGACACTCAGACGGCCGACCGCTTGATTGCCGACAAAATCAGCAAGGGGGACTGGAAAAAGCATCTGGGCGAATCGCCGTCGATGTTCGTCAATGCGGCCACCTGGGGCCTGCTGATTACCGGCAAGCTGGTCGGCACCAGCAGCGAATCGGGCCTCGGTTCGGCCATGACCCGCCTGATCGCCAGGGGCGGCGAACCGCTGATCCGCAAAGGCGTGGACCTGGCCATGCGCATGCTGGGCAACCAGTTCGTCACGGGCCAGACCATCGAAGAAGCACTGAAAAACAGCCACGACAATGAAACCCGCGGCTACCGCTACTCCTACGACATGCTGGGCGAGGCCGCCCTGACCGAACAGGATGCGGCCAACTACTACGCCTCGTATGAAACGGCGATCCACGCCATCGGCAAGGCGTCCAATGGCCGCGGCATCAGGAACGGCCCCGGCATTTCCGTCAAATTGTCGGCCTTGCATGCGCGCTACAGCCGCGCCCAGCGCGCCCGCGTGCTGGCCGAGTTGCTGCCGCGCGTGAAAGCGCTGCTGCTGCTGGCCAAGCAGTACAACATCGGCTTCAATATCGATGCGGAAGAGACCGACCGCCTGGAATTGTCGCTCGACCTGATGGAAGCACTGGCGTTTGACGCCGATCTGGCCGGTTTCGACGGCATCGGCTATGTGGTGCAGGCGTATCAGAAACGCTGCCCGTTTGCCATCGATTACCTGATCGACCTGGCCAGGCGCAGCGGCCGCAAATTCATGGTGCGCCTGGTCAAGGGCGCGTATTGGGATGCGGAAATCAAGCGCGCCCAGGTCGATGGCCAGGACGGCTATCCGGTCTACACGCGCAAGGTCTACACGGATGTCTCGTACCTGGTGTGTGCGCAAAAACTGCTGGCCGCCAGCAGCCTGATCTACCCGCAGTTCGCCACGCATAACGCGCAGACGCTGGCAACGATCTACACCTGGGCCAGGCGCGACGGCATTACCGATTATGAATTCCAGTGCCTGCACGGCATGGGCGAAACCCTGTACGACCAGGTGGTGGGACCGGCCAACCTCGACAAGCCATGCCGCATCTATGCGCCGGTCGGTTCGCACGAAACCCTGCTGGCCTACCTGGTGCGCCGCCTGCTGGAAAACGGCGCCAACTCGTCTTTCGTCAACCAGATCGTCGACGAAAACGTGGCCATCGACAGCCTGATCCGCGATCCTCTGGAGCAAGCGCGGCTGCAGGGCGGCTTGCCGCATCCGGCGATCCCTTTGCCGCTGGCCATGTTCGGTGGCGAGCGCAAGAATTCCGCCGGCATCGACCTGTCGAACGACGAGACCTTGCGCGCGCTGGCCGATGGCCTGGCGCAGCCGCATGCCTGGCAGGCCTCGCCGCTGATCGACGGCGCCGTCAGCCTGAATGCGCCAACCTTGAATATCTGCAATCCGGCGCGCCACGACGACCAGGTCGGCAAGGTCGCTGAAGCGTGCCCGGCCGACGTGGAAACGGCCTTGGCGGCCGCCAGCGCCTTCGCTCCCGCATGGCAGGGTACGGAAGCCTCCTTGCGCGCCCATGCGCTGCGCCGCGCGGCCGACCTGTTCGAAGAGCATCACGTCGAGCTGATGGCGCTGGCCGTGCGCGAAGCGGGCAAGTCGCTGCCGAACGCGATCGCGGAAATTCGCGAAGCGGTCGATTTCTTGCGCTATTACGCGGCCGAGGTCGACCATGCGCCGGCCACCGTGGCGCTGGGTCCGGTCACCTGCATCAGCCCGTGGAATTTCCCGTTGGCCATTTTCACGGGCCAGGTCGCCGCCGCGCTGGCGGCCGGCAACGTGGTGCTGGCCAAGCCGGCCGAGCAGACGCCGCTGATCGCCTGGCGCGCCGTGCAGCTGCTGCACGAAGCGGGCGTGCCGCGCGGCGCGCTGCAGTTCCTGCCCGGCAGCGGCGAAGTGGTGGGCGCCGCCCTGTGCCAGGACGCGCGTGTCAAGGGCGTGATCTTTACCGGCTCGACCCAGGTGGCGCAGCTGATCAACCGCACCCTGGCCGCGCGCGGCGTGGCGGAAAACCTCGATATTCCGCTGATCGCCGAGACCGGCGGCCAGAATGCGCTGATCGTCGACTCCTCGGCCTTGCCGGAACAGGTGGTGCAAGATGTGATGTCGTCGGCGTTCGATAGCGCCGGCCAGCGCTGCTCGGCCCTGCGCGTGTTATTCCTGCAGGAAGAAATCGCGGATAAAACCATCAGGATGCTCAAGGGCGCGATGCAGGAACTGCGCGTCGGCAATCCTGATCGCCTGGCCACCGATATTGGCCCCGTCATCGATGCCGAAGCGCAAGGCAATCTGCTGGCCCATATCAACCGCATGAAAACCGTGGCGATCGACCATTTCTCGCTCGACCTGCCGCCCGTGGAAGGCACGTTTGTCGCGCCGACCGTGCTGGAAATCAAGTCGCTGGACCAGCTGACGCAGGAAGTGTTCGGCCCCGTGCTGCACGTGATCCGCTACCAGCGCGCCCATTTGCCGCAGCTGGTGCAGTCGATCAACGACAGCGGCTATGGCCTGACCCTGGGCATCCATACCCGCATCGATGAAACCATCGACTTCATCACCCAGCGTGCGCATGTGGGCAATATCTATGTGAACCGCAATATCGTCGGCGCCGTGGTCGGCGTGCAGCCGTTCGGCGGCGAAGGCAAGTCGGGCACCGGCCCGAAGGCGGGCGGTCCGCTGTATTTGAAACGCCTGCAGCGCAATGCGCCGGCGGGGGCGCAGCATCAGCGCCAGGCGGCGCCGGCGCTCGACGCGCTGATCGTCTGGGCCAAGATGCACGGCCACGACCAGGTGATGCAGCTGGCCCAGGAATACACGCGCACCACCTTGCTGGGCAGCACCATCGTCTTGCCGGGCCCGACGGGCGAACGCAATACCTTGAGCTTTGCCGCGCGCGGCACGATCCTGTGCGCGGCCGCCACCTCCGGTGTGCTGATCAACCAACTGGCGGCGGTCCTGGCGACCGGTAACCAGGCGCTGGTGCTGGCGCAATCCGTCAGCCTGATCCCGGCCGACTTGCCGGCGGCCCTGAAAGACCGCATCCAGGTCATTACGGATATTTCGTCGGGCGAACACGATTTCCAGATCGCCATGATCGAAGCGGCACTGGCCGGCGAGCTCAAACCGCTGCTGGCGGCCCGTGAAGGGGCCGTGGTGGGCACCATAGCGACGACGGCTGACTCCGCCATCCCGCTGTGGCGCCTGGTCGCCGAGCGGGCGCTGTGCGTGAATACGACGGCGGCCGGCGGCAATGCCAGCCTGATGATGCTGAGCGTGTAA
- a CDS encoding 5'-methylthioadenosine/adenosylhomocysteine nucleosidase: MNTDKKMRLGIISALHEEQQGLVEAMQGAVTRSHGMRVYTLGQLWNIDAVCVLSRLGKVAAAMTASLLVEKFGVTHIVFTGVAGSGDKLVKVGDIVVAEALLQHDMDARPLFPRFEVPLTGLQRFATDLALSEQLAGAAQDFLREDAQAVLDPLEIAQFNLQQPQVHRGLIASGDQFIGSAAHVNQLKADLPDLLAVEMEGAAVAQVCFELGVPFTIMRTVSDNANEEAAVDFMRFVHSVASRYAFGTIKRLCQRLAE, encoded by the coding sequence ATGAATACAGACAAAAAAATGCGTTTGGGGATCATCAGCGCCTTGCATGAAGAACAGCAGGGGCTGGTAGAAGCCATGCAAGGGGCCGTCACGCGTTCGCACGGCATGCGGGTCTACACCCTTGGACAGCTGTGGAATATCGACGCTGTGTGCGTCCTGTCGCGTCTGGGCAAGGTTGCCGCCGCCATGACGGCTTCTTTGCTTGTGGAAAAGTTCGGAGTTACCCACATCGTCTTCACCGGCGTGGCCGGCAGTGGGGATAAATTGGTGAAAGTAGGCGATATCGTGGTCGCCGAAGCCCTGCTGCAGCACGATATGGATGCGCGCCCCCTGTTTCCCCGCTTCGAAGTGCCGCTGACAGGCTTGCAGCGCTTTGCCACCGACCTGGCGTTGAGCGAACAACTGGCCGGCGCCGCCCAGGATTTTTTGCGCGAGGATGCGCAAGCAGTGCTCGATCCGCTGGAAATTGCACAATTCAATTTGCAGCAACCGCAGGTGCACCGTGGCCTGATCGCCAGCGGCGACCAGTTCATCGGCAGCGCCGCCCATGTGAACCAGTTGAAAGCGGATCTGCCTGACCTGCTGGCCGTCGAAATGGAAGGCGCGGCCGTGGCGCAAGTGTGTTTCGAACTGGGCGTGCCGTTTACCATCATGCGCACGGTGTCGGACAACGCCAATGAAGAGGCGGCCGTCGACTTCATGCGCTTCGTGCACAGCGTGGCCTCGCGTTATGCGTTTGGCACGATCAAACGGCTGTGCCAGCGCCTGGCAGAATGA